A genome region from Alphaproteobacteria bacterium includes the following:
- a CDS encoding CoA-acylating methylmalonate-semialdehyde dehydrogenase: MKAEMKQQSAQRQADVYNPATGEVVRQVAFNSTADIDALVQRAKKAQAGWGEQSPAKRARVMFRFLELLNKNAKELAKIISAEHGKVLVDAEGEVSRGIEVVEFATGIPHLIKGEYSDNVGTGVDSYSLRQPLGVVAGITPFNFPAMVPMWMFPIALACGNAFILKPSERDPSAADFMAKLLAESGLPDDVFIVAHGDKEAVDAILNHPDIAAVSFVGSTPVAEYIYKTGTANGKRVQSLGGAKNHMIVMPDADIAQASDALMGAAYGSAGERCMAISVAVAVGDDVADKLVASLTPRIQALKIGPGTDATADMGPLITKQHLDKVKGYVETGVGEGAKLAVDGRGASVKGHEKGFFMGGCLFDNVKPGMTIYKEEIFGPVLGIVRVKSYKEAVDLINAHEYGNGTAIFTNHGGVARNFMRDIKVGMVGINVPIPVPVAFHSFGGWKRSLFGDTHMHGVEGVKFYTRMKTVTARWPEGPAKGADFHFPQNK, encoded by the coding sequence ATGAAGGCAGAAATGAAACAGCAAAGCGCGCAGCGTCAGGCCGATGTGTATAACCCCGCAACCGGCGAGGTCGTGCGGCAGGTGGCATTCAATTCCACCGCCGATATCGACGCGCTGGTGCAGCGGGCGAAAAAGGCGCAGGCAGGCTGGGGCGAACAAAGCCCGGCGAAGCGCGCGCGCGTGATGTTCCGCTTCCTCGAGCTGCTGAACAAGAACGCGAAAGAACTTGCGAAAATCATCTCCGCCGAACATGGCAAGGTGCTGGTCGATGCCGAGGGCGAAGTTTCGCGCGGCATCGAGGTCGTCGAATTCGCAACCGGCATACCGCACCTGATCAAGGGCGAATACAGCGATAACGTCGGCACCGGTGTCGACAGCTATTCCCTGCGCCAGCCGCTGGGCGTGGTCGCGGGCATTACCCCGTTCAACTTTCCGGCCATGGTGCCGATGTGGATGTTCCCGATCGCGCTTGCCTGCGGCAACGCCTTTATCCTGAAACCGTCGGAGCGCGATCCTTCCGCCGCCGATTTCATGGCAAAACTGCTGGCTGAATCCGGCCTGCCCGACGATGTGTTTATCGTGGCGCATGGCGACAAGGAAGCGGTCGATGCGATCCTGAACCATCCCGATATCGCGGCGGTCAGCTTTGTGGGCTCTACCCCCGTCGCCGAATACATTTATAAAACCGGCACGGCGAACGGCAAGCGCGTGCAATCGCTGGGCGGTGCTAAAAACCACATGATCGTGATGCCCGATGCCGATATCGCGCAGGCTTCCGACGCGCTGATGGGTGCTGCTTACGGATCGGCAGGCGAACGCTGCATGGCGATTTCGGTCGCGGTTGCGGTGGGCGACGATGTGGCCGATAAACTGGTCGCATCGCTGACGCCCCGTATTCAGGCGCTGAAAATCGGCCCCGGCACCGATGCCACAGCCGATATGGGCCCGCTGATCACCAAACAGCATCTGGACAAAGTGAAGGGTTACGTTGAAACCGGCGTGGGCGAGGGGGCGAAGCTTGCCGTCGATGGCCGCGGCGCATCGGTGAAGGGGCATGAAAAAGGCTTCTTCATGGGCGGCTGCCTGTTCGACAACGTGAAACCCGGCATGACGATCTACAAGGAAGAAATTTTCGGCCCTGTGCTGGGCATCGTGCGCGTGAAATCGTACAAGGAAGCGGTTGACCTCATCAACGCTCACGAATACGGCAACGGCACCGCCATCTTCACCAACCACGGCGGCGTCGCGCGCAATTTCATGCGCGACATCAAGGTCGGCATGGTCGGCATCAACGTGCCGATCCCCGTGCCGGTCGCCTTCCACAGCTTCGGCGGCTGGAAACGCTCGCTGTTCGGCGATACGCATATGCACGGCGTCGAAGGCGTGAAATTCTACACCCGCATGAAAACCGTCACCGCCCGCTGGCCCGAAGGCCCTGCGAAGGGCGCTGATTTCCATTTTCCGCAGAATAAGTGA
- a CDS encoding tetratricopeptide repeat protein codes for MQFRKLFIFAFVLQILLICASPVSAREQVSADQQPQVSIFTEKARLLLDSWRGQSSILEAAKKEIDAALAVNPSSPSTLKELARYYIMDGYINNSNYEPGSLSNAEAALNKAIAADPGFAGSYILFGHLYFQMNRLQDAKAALSKADQIGSDDPWLQLNWADVLIKEGKFGEAIERYNKVIDTGTTNRKAMLVAFSGMINYYYALNKFDQVDATYKKQIAYEPTSAWTYSNHANFLLCAMDKYDDAITQARKALSLMDFGMGRFVLGSALYRRWAHLSMFGEPGEATAALKEARAVFPDIEAVVANVKNCSAMATVEQVLRTPPQ; via the coding sequence ATGCAATTTCGCAAATTATTCATCTTTGCGTTCGTGCTTCAAATTCTTTTGATTTGTGCATCGCCTGTATCGGCGCGTGAACAGGTCAGCGCCGATCAACAGCCGCAAGTATCGATATTTACGGAAAAGGCTCGGCTTCTTCTGGATAGCTGGAGAGGGCAATCATCTATTCTAGAGGCGGCCAAAAAAGAGATCGATGCCGCGCTTGCTGTAAACCCTTCTTCGCCTTCAACATTAAAAGAATTAGCCCGCTACTATATAATGGACGGATATATAAACAATTCAAATTACGAACCGGGAAGCCTTAGCAATGCGGAGGCTGCTTTGAATAAAGCTATCGCTGCAGATCCGGGATTTGCAGGTTCTTATATTTTGTTCGGTCATCTTTATTTCCAAATGAATCGCTTGCAGGATGCAAAAGCGGCTCTCTCGAAAGCGGACCAGATTGGAAGTGATGATCCATGGCTGCAGTTGAATTGGGCGGATGTATTGATCAAGGAAGGAAAGTTTGGCGAAGCCATCGAACGGTATAACAAAGTAATTGATACTGGCACGACGAATAGGAAGGCGATGCTGGTGGCCTTTAGCGGCATGATTAATTATTATTACGCATTAAATAAATTTGATCAGGTTGATGCGACATACAAGAAGCAAATTGCATACGAGCCAACATCGGCTTGGACGTATAGCAATCATGCAAATTTTTTGCTGTGTGCGATGGACAAATATGACGATGCGATTACGCAGGCACGCAAGGCTTTGAGCCTCATGGATTTTGGCATGGGGCGTTTTGTTCTGGGGTCAGCTCTTTATCGGCGTTGGGCACATTTGTCGATGTTCGGTGAACCCGGCGAAGCTACTGCAGCATTAAAAGAGGCGAGAGCTGTTTTTCCTGATATTGAAGCCGTTGTGGCAAACGTAAAAAACTGCTCTGCCATGGCAACTGTCGAACAAGTGCTGCGTACGCCACCACAGTAA
- a CDS encoding response regulator — protein sequence MDQMEIAIMPTSDVQKYLPFLVKSSEPREATPPRVLIVDDDKDSAFVLSAMVEMLGYKASIAYSGPMAIDMARRMHPHVVLLDIGLPGMNGYEVCEKLKNEISARSSLIIAHTGWDGAQHRALADKAGFDSHMPKPANIQTLKNLFDKIPNQNPDAA from the coding sequence ATGGATCAAATGGAAATCGCCATCATGCCGACGAGCGACGTACAAAAGTACCTGCCGTTCCTCGTGAAATCATCCGAACCGCGCGAAGCAACGCCGCCGCGCGTTCTGATCGTCGATGACGACAAGGATTCCGCATTCGTCCTGAGCGCCATGGTCGAAATGCTGGGATACAAAGCCTCCATCGCCTATTCGGGCCCGATGGCGATCGATATGGCGCGCCGTATGCACCCGCATGTGGTGCTGCTGGATATCGGCCTGCCCGGCATGAACGGTTACGAAGTTTGCGAAAAACTGAAAAACGAAATCTCCGCCCGTTCTTCGCTGATCATCGCCCATACCGGCTGGGACGGTGCGCAGCACCGCGCGCTGGCCGACAAAGCCGGCTTCGACAGCCATATGCCCAAGCCCGCGAATATCCAGACGCTGAAGAACCTGTTCGACAAAATCCCGAACCAGAACCCCGACGCTGCATAA
- a CDS encoding SH3 domain-containing protein, with the protein MKFTYIIAAAAVVLTVAAAPKAEAAYYDGVATTNLNVRAGPGKYPLIGKIARGTPLNVRGCVQGYKWCDVSTSGFRGWVAGQHISANYRQRYDTVSVLGSLLGLNIVTYDERTYWGNNYYDRDFYRAKYGWNDNDGRRYGWRQSNGKWVRYHDEDRDGIPNKYDRYDNDGRGRYDRDHWDNGRRHNYNN; encoded by the coding sequence ATGAAATTTACATATATTATCGCTGCCGCTGCGGTTGTATTGACCGTTGCTGCCGCCCCCAAGGCAGAAGCCGCCTATTATGACGGCGTTGCGACGACCAACCTGAACGTGCGCGCAGGCCCCGGCAAATACCCGCTGATCGGCAAGATCGCGCGCGGCACGCCCCTTAATGTCCGCGGCTGCGTACAAGGCTACAAATGGTGCGACGTTTCGACCAGCGGTTTCCGCGGCTGGGTTGCAGGTCAGCACATCAGCGCCAACTATCGCCAGCGCTATGACACCGTTTCGGTGCTGGGCAGCCTGCTGGGTTTGAATATCGTCACCTACGACGAGCGCACCTACTGGGGCAATAACTATTACGACCGCGATTTCTACCGCGCGAAATATGGCTGGAACGACAATGACGGCCGCCGTTACGGCTGGCGCCAGTCGAACGGCAAATGGGTTCGTTACCATGACGAAGACCGCGATGGCATTCCCAATAAATACGACCGTTACGACAACGATGGCCGCGGCCGCTACGACCGCGACCATTGGGACAACGGCCGCCGCCATAACTACAACAACTAA
- a CDS encoding DsbA family oxidoreductase, with amino-acid sequence MANSPLKIEVAADVVCPWCYLGLARLQKALTLRPGVKPELQWKAYQLRPETPQAGEDYKALMAKKFDPERMKQIRANMTEMGRELGLNFDFDKITLSPNTNAAHRLIRWAAAEGKMEQVAMAVMKAFFEDGKFIADENVLADIGAACGMDRAKLVEKFKSGIDKDTVTAEYQSVQNAGISAVPHYIMGGNVNVEGSWPAEDLVVEMDKALGKAA; translated from the coding sequence ATGGCTAATTCCCCGCTCAAGATCGAAGTCGCCGCCGATGTCGTCTGCCCCTGGTGCTATCTGGGCCTTGCGCGCCTGCAAAAGGCGCTGACGCTCCGCCCCGGCGTGAAGCCCGAACTGCAATGGAAGGCATACCAGCTGCGCCCCGAAACGCCGCAGGCGGGTGAAGATTACAAAGCGCTGATGGCGAAAAAATTCGACCCCGAACGCATGAAACAAATCCGCGCCAACATGACCGAAATGGGGCGCGAGCTGGGCCTGAATTTCGACTTCGATAAAATCACGCTGTCGCCCAACACCAACGCCGCGCACCGCCTGATCCGCTGGGCTGCCGCCGAAGGAAAAATGGAACAGGTCGCGATGGCCGTGATGAAGGCGTTTTTCGAAGACGGCAAGTTCATCGCCGACGAAAACGTGCTGGCCGATATCGGCGCGGCTTGCGGAATGGATCGTGCCAAGCTGGTGGAAAAATTCAAATCCGGCATCGACAAAGACACCGTCACCGCCGAATACCAATCCGTGCAGAACGCCGGCATCTCCGCCGTGCCGCATTACATCATGGGCGGCAACGTAAACGTCGAAGGCTCGTGGCCGGCGGAAGACCTCGTGGTGGAAATGGACAAGGCACTCGGCAAGGCCGCGTAA
- a CDS encoding HigA family addiction module antidote protein, translated as MTAQKKPDAQSARDQFNGLDDFYDRQREERRKQVDAEMSENMSRIADWLPRILADEMRFRKQGTGIDTIKLREEGMGGKGVQRIKNIRIGVNVFQAVVSPYSQAQLEAMDGFKELVRVCASPAVDMNLRVYYDRGWASTMFEIQFDRPFDRNGPYKDMLQDKPAAPAAAVEALPKPKLAAPAPAEANVMERRPTHPGALLAKDILPALGMDAKTFAAKLGVETRALNAVLKEKAPVTPDLAKKLSKTFGNSAQFWINMQNNHDGVKAPAKPAVKKPAPKRR; from the coding sequence ATGACCGCACAGAAAAAGCCCGATGCGCAAAGCGCGCGCGACCAGTTCAACGGCCTCGACGATTTTTATGACCGCCAGCGCGAAGAACGCCGCAAACAGGTCGATGCCGAGATGAGCGAGAACATGTCCCGCATCGCCGACTGGCTGCCCCGCATCCTTGCGGATGAAATGCGTTTCCGCAAGCAAGGTACGGGGATCGACACCATCAAGCTGCGCGAGGAAGGGATGGGCGGCAAGGGCGTCCAGCGTATCAAGAATATCCGCATCGGCGTGAACGTGTTCCAGGCTGTCGTGTCGCCCTATAGCCAGGCGCAGCTGGAAGCCATGGACGGTTTCAAGGAACTCGTGCGCGTCTGCGCGTCGCCTGCGGTCGATATGAACCTGCGCGTCTATTACGACCGCGGCTGGGCATCGACCATGTTCGAGATCCAGTTCGACCGCCCGTTCGACCGCAACGGCCCTTACAAAGATATGCTGCAAGACAAACCCGCAGCTCCTGCCGCTGCCGTGGAAGCGTTGCCCAAGCCGAAGCTTGCCGCGCCGGCGCCTGCCGAAGCCAATGTGATGGAACGCCGCCCCACGCATCCGGGCGCATTGCTGGCGAAGGACATCCTGCCCGCGCTTGGGATGGATGCGAAAACTTTCGCGGCGAAACTTGGCGTTGAAACCCGCGCGCTCAACGCTGTGCTGAAGGAAAAAGCGCCCGTGACGCCCGACCTCGCTAAAAAACTGTCGAAAACCTTCGGCAACTCCGCGCAGTTCTGGATCAATATGCAGAACAACCACGACGGCGTGAAAGCCCCCGCGAAACCTGCCGTTAAGAAACCTGCTCCCAAGCGCCGCTAA
- a CDS encoding DEAD/DEAH box helicase, whose translation MENFYTLQLPQPLLLALEKMKFDKPTPIQAQSIPAALEGRDILGSAQTGTGKTAAFSIPMIAKILNDPKATAIVMTPTRELAAQVLDAVKLMLATSPQIKTALLIGGQSMFKQLQQLRARARIIIGTPGRINDHLQQGSLNLSTTSFLVLDETDRMLDMGFGPQIDRVVSRMPKQRQTLLFSATLPPHIVKVSQQYTHNPLRVAVGEVNQPIRKIKQEVVRTVTAEKYNLLKQELRARTGSVIIFVKTKRGADRLALKLNGDGESAAPIHGNLNQNQRNRVIQAFREMKHRIMVATDVAARGLDIPHIEHVINYDLPQVAEDYIHRIGRTARNGAEGSAVCFLTPDDHDLWRDIQLLLNPSERPARKGNADMDEAAPKREEKAHVAAKPPRKGQGARADRKRGEYAKREAMEAQRRFGEGERKFDKPKGDRKFGDRKFGDRKFGDRPQGERKFNDRPQRNFEDRPARNFGDRPERSERPRFDRNDRPERSERFDRSERKDYNHRPNRAERSFSDDAGAGDFRAERGQGPARSREGQERKFLSRNKAHNRGGFAKRDAKRGGGEGRKSFGGGKRFGGSRG comes from the coding sequence ATGGAAAACTTCTACACGCTGCAACTGCCGCAACCGCTGCTCCTCGCGCTCGAGAAAATGAAATTCGACAAGCCGACGCCGATCCAGGCGCAGTCGATCCCCGCCGCCCTTGAGGGCCGCGACATCCTCGGCTCCGCGCAGACCGGCACGGGCAAGACGGCCGCTTTCTCGATCCCCATGATCGCGAAAATCCTCAACGACCCGAAAGCGACCGCGATCGTCATGACACCGACCCGCGAACTGGCGGCGCAGGTGCTGGATGCGGTGAAGCTGATGCTCGCCACGTCGCCGCAAATCAAGACCGCGCTGCTGATCGGCGGCCAGTCGATGTTCAAGCAGCTGCAGCAGCTGCGCGCCCGCGCCCGCATCATCATCGGCACGCCCGGCCGCATCAACGACCATCTGCAGCAGGGCAGCCTGAACCTCTCCACCACTTCCTTCCTCGTGCTGGATGAAACCGACCGCATGCTCGATATGGGTTTCGGCCCGCAGATCGACCGCGTCGTGTCGCGCATGCCGAAACAGCGCCAGACGCTGCTGTTCTCCGCCACGCTGCCGCCGCATATCGTGAAGGTGTCGCAGCAATACACGCATAACCCCTTGCGCGTCGCCGTCGGCGAAGTCAACCAGCCGATCCGCAAGATCAAGCAGGAAGTCGTACGCACCGTGACGGCCGAGAAATACAACCTGCTGAAGCAGGAACTGCGCGCGCGCACCGGCTCCGTCATCATCTTCGTGAAGACCAAGCGCGGCGCCGACCGTTTGGCGCTGAAGCTGAACGGCGACGGTGAATCGGCCGCCCCCATCCACGGCAACCTGAACCAGAACCAGCGTAACCGCGTCATTCAGGCCTTCCGCGAGATGAAGCACCGCATCATGGTGGCAACCGACGTCGCCGCGCGCGGTCTCGATATCCCGCATATCGAACACGTCATCAATTACGACCTGCCGCAGGTCGCCGAAGACTACATCCATCGCATCGGCCGCACCGCGCGCAACGGCGCGGAAGGCTCGGCGGTCTGCTTCCTGACGCCCGACGACCACGACCTGTGGCGCGATATCCAACTGCTGCTGAACCCGTCGGAACGCCCCGCGCGCAAAGGCAACGCCGACATGGACGAAGCTGCGCCCAAGCGCGAGGAAAAAGCGCATGTTGCCGCCAAGCCCCCGCGCAAAGGTCAGGGTGCGCGCGCAGACCGTAAACGCGGCGAATACGCCAAGCGCGAAGCGATGGAAGCCCAGCGCCGTTTCGGCGAAGGCGAACGCAAATTCGACAAACCGAAAGGCGACCGTAAATTCGGCGACCGCAAGTTCGGCGACAGAAAATTCGGTGACCGTCCGCAAGGCGAGCGCAAGTTCAATGACCGCCCGCAGCGTAATTTTGAAGACCGGCCCGCGCGCAACTTCGGCGATCGTCCCGAGCGTTCGGAACGTCCGCGTTTCGATCGTAACGATCGTCCGGAGCGCAGTGAGCGCTTTGATCGTTCCGAGCGCAAAGACTATAACCACCGCCCCAACCGCGCGGAGCGCAGCTTCAGCGACGATGCCGGCGCGGGCGATTTCCGCGCCGAACGCGGTCAGGGCCCCGCACGTTCGCGCGAAGGTCAGGAACGCAAATTCCTGTCGCGCAACAAGGCACATAACCGCGGCGGATTTGCCAAGCGTGACGCGAAACGCGGCGGTGGCGAAGGCCGTAAATCCTTCGGCGGCGGCAAACGCTTCGGCGGTTCGCGCGGCTGA
- a CDS encoding mucoidy inhibitor MuiA family protein, protein MTRLIYAFVALLLLAPVSVFAQEDAKNIETASKITAATVYTDRAKVTRVAVVDIPAGAHTVVFTGLPASLMPDSLRAEGKARAEVKFGAVSHKQVMSSELTSERERELNTKAEAIQDQLTLLNAEREGVEAEKSFIQLLGTMAQSRISEQISDINLKPDQWAAASATIRTKAGEAQKALVEYDIRARALSREQQKIVSELATLRTGGRSTYSVSIPVETASATSLTVELSYQVPNATWQPLYDARLSTEGKGDLKLTQFGAVRQQTGEDWTGISLSLSTAQPQRGASLPDLQPMWVDAYEGYKASGGFMAKGAERGAMMQNMVSAQELQMDSVDVFGGAAPAAPPPPEEKAASFTPAQTQTTGFTAEYKIPGPATVPADGSETKLMIGDYVVASKLEIHVKPQLSGDAFLVAKSKLKGETPILPGQVNLFRDGAFVGQSRTKLLRPEEETDFYFGIDDQVSVKRKVLKDERKEAGVISRDTVLERNYATEVQNLHKDPIMVVVKETVPAPRNEKIVVEIGKETTTAGYKDNSDNIKGMLYWEFPLASKEKKELKLGWTLSWPKDFNLSGLQ, encoded by the coding sequence ATGACACGCCTGATTTACGCATTCGTTGCGCTGCTGCTGCTCGCGCCTGTTTCGGTTTTCGCGCAGGAAGATGCGAAGAATATCGAAACCGCCAGCAAGATCACCGCCGCGACCGTCTATACCGACCGCGCAAAAGTAACGCGCGTCGCCGTCGTCGATATTCCCGCAGGCGCGCATACGGTTGTTTTCACCGGCCTGCCCGCGAGCCTGATGCCGGATTCCTTACGCGCCGAAGGCAAGGCGCGCGCGGAAGTGAAATTCGGCGCGGTGTCGCATAAGCAAGTCATGTCGAGCGAACTGACATCGGAGCGCGAACGCGAACTGAATACCAAAGCCGAGGCGATACAAGACCAGCTCACGCTCCTGAACGCCGAACGCGAGGGCGTGGAGGCGGAGAAATCATTCATCCAGCTGCTTGGCACGATGGCACAATCGCGTATTTCCGAACAAATCTCCGATATCAACCTGAAGCCCGACCAATGGGCGGCAGCATCGGCAACCATCCGCACCAAAGCCGGCGAGGCGCAAAAGGCGCTGGTCGAGTATGACATCCGCGCCCGCGCACTGTCGCGCGAACAGCAGAAGATCGTGAGCGAGCTTGCCACGCTGCGCACCGGCGGCCGCAGCACCTATTCGGTGAGCATCCCTGTTGAAACCGCATCGGCCACCAGCCTTACGGTCGAGCTCAGCTATCAGGTGCCGAATGCCACATGGCAGCCGCTCTATGACGCGCGGCTTTCGACCGAAGGCAAGGGCGACCTGAAACTGACGCAGTTCGGCGCAGTCCGCCAGCAAACGGGCGAAGACTGGACGGGCATTTCCCTCAGCCTTTCTACCGCCCAGCCGCAGCGCGGGGCGAGCCTGCCCGACCTGCAACCTATGTGGGTGGATGCGTATGAAGGCTACAAAGCAAGCGGCGGATTTATGGCGAAGGGCGCAGAGCGGGGCGCGATGATGCAGAACATGGTCTCCGCTCAGGAACTGCAAATGGATTCCGTCGATGTCTTCGGCGGCGCAGCCCCCGCCGCACCGCCCCCGCCGGAGGAAAAGGCGGCGTCTTTCACGCCGGCTCAAACACAGACCACCGGTTTCACCGCCGAATATAAAATCCCCGGCCCCGCAACCGTGCCCGCCGACGGATCGGAAACCAAGCTGATGATCGGCGATTATGTTGTGGCATCGAAACTGGAAATCCACGTCAAGCCGCAGCTGAGCGGCGATGCGTTCCTTGTCGCGAAATCGAAGCTGAAGGGCGAAACGCCCATCCTGCCGGGTCAGGTCAACCTGTTCCGCGACGGCGCATTCGTCGGCCAGTCGCGCACCAAGCTGCTGCGTCCGGAAGAGGAAACCGATTTCTATTTCGGCATCGACGATCAGGTATCGGTCAAGCGTAAGGTGCTGAAGGACGAGCGCAAGGAGGCGGGCGTTATCAGTCGCGACACCGTGCTGGAGCGCAACTATGCGACAGAAGTGCAGAACCTGCACAAAGACCCGATCATGGTCGTCGTGAAGGAAACCGTGCCCGCGCCGCGGAACGAAAAGATCGTCGTGGAAATCGGCAAGGAAACAACCACAGCCGGTTACAAGGACAATTCCGACAACATCAAGGGCATGCTGTATTGGGAATTTCCCCTTGCGTCCAAGGAAAAGAAAGAGCTGAAGCTCGGCTGGACGCTCAGCTGGCCGAAGGATTTCAACCTGTCCGGCCTGCAGTAA
- a CDS encoding RNA polymerase sigma factor: MTELNAPRDEELMGRIAQGDRHAFDLLAKRHLNRVYAIARVMVKKQADAEDVAQDVFTRLWIYGPKWQDGKSAFTTWLYRIVVNCCNDHLRKNRNTGGEVPEDLASADPNGEAILSQRQTEVKVRAALQSLPERQRIAVTLTYFQGLTNPEAAAAMDMHIKALEGLLVRARKTMRGMLEDERTQDARKLGTAG; encoded by the coding sequence ATGACCGAATTGAACGCGCCAAGGGACGAGGAACTGATGGGCCGGATCGCACAGGGCGACAGGCATGCCTTTGACCTTCTGGCGAAACGACACCTCAACCGTGTCTATGCGATTGCGCGGGTGATGGTGAAGAAACAGGCCGATGCGGAGGATGTGGCGCAGGATGTTTTTACGCGGCTCTGGATTTACGGGCCGAAATGGCAGGACGGTAAATCGGCGTTCACGACATGGCTTTATCGCATCGTGGTGAATTGCTGCAACGACCACCTGCGCAAAAACAGGAATACCGGCGGCGAAGTGCCGGAAGATTTGGCAAGTGCAGACCCGAACGGCGAAGCGATATTGTCGCAGCGCCAGACGGAAGTAAAGGTAAGGGCAGCGTTGCAAAGCCTGCCGGAGCGTCAGCGGATCGCGGTCACGCTGACCTATTTTCAGGGGCTGACAAACCCCGAAGCCGCGGCCGCGATGGACATGCACATCAAGGCGCTGGAAGGATTGCTGGTGCGGGCGCGCAAGACGATGCGCGGGATGCTGGAAGATGAAAGGACACAAGATGCAAGAAAACTGGGAACAGCAGGTTAG
- a CDS encoding periplasmic heavy metal sensor: MTTQNCSKSCLGIILFLSLTANVFMGGVLAGKHFFGGDAGGGMQIGKVIKAFRGLSDESREKAMAAAEKNWPEVQKSLKAVREKRDAVKKILAQPEYKQEDLDKAFAEVRAEVNNLMVSGQALGSDILRELTPEERLKLIKKLPRPPAE; the protein is encoded by the coding sequence ATGACGACGCAAAACTGTTCAAAATCCTGTCTTGGCATCATTCTGTTTTTATCGCTTACCGCGAACGTCTTTATGGGCGGCGTTCTGGCAGGCAAGCATTTCTTCGGCGGCGACGCCGGGGGCGGCATGCAGATCGGCAAGGTGATCAAGGCCTTCCGCGGCTTGAGCGACGAAAGCCGCGAAAAAGCGATGGCCGCCGCAGAGAAAAACTGGCCCGAGGTGCAGAAAAGCCTGAAGGCCGTGCGTGAAAAACGCGATGCGGTGAAGAAAATCCTCGCGCAGCCGGAATACAAACAGGAAGACCTCGACAAGGCCTTCGCCGAAGTGCGCGCCGAAGTGAACAACCTGATGGTATCCGGGCAGGCGCTGGGATCGGACATCCTGCGCGAGCTGACGCCGGAAGAACGCCTGAAGCTCATCAAGAAACTGCCGCGCCCGCCTGCCGAATAG
- a CDS encoding response regulator → MAATPSSLAVLVVDDHMIIRQVVEQNLKNMGFTDIDTAGSATEAAERMAARNYDIIFIDWIMPGKSGYALMQECRQERKFDDVAFVMVTSESDERHMIEALKAGATSYIIKPVLSNVFSDKVKKVLDWLGKRVEKSGVQSA, encoded by the coding sequence ATGGCTGCCACGCCGTCTTCACTTGCGGTCCTTGTTGTCGATGATCACATGATCATCCGTCAGGTGGTCGAACAGAATTTAAAGAACATGGGGTTCACAGATATCGATACCGCAGGTTCTGCCACCGAAGCGGCGGAGCGCATGGCGGCACGCAATTACGATATTATTTTCATCGACTGGATCATGCCCGGCAAAAGCGGATATGCGCTGATGCAGGAATGCCGGCAGGAACGCAAGTTCGACGATGTCGCCTTCGTCATGGTGACGTCTGAATCCGACGAGCGGCACATGATCGAGGCGCTGAAGGCCGGCGCAACTTCGTACATCATCAAGCCCGTGCTGTCGAACGTCTTTTCGGACAAGGTCAAAAAAGTTCTCGACTGGCTCGGCAAGCGTGTCGAAAAGTCGGGCGTTCAATCGGCATAA